The following coding sequences are from one Rhineura floridana isolate rRhiFlo1 chromosome 2, rRhiFlo1.hap2, whole genome shotgun sequence window:
- the LOC133377120 gene encoding NADH-cytochrome b5 reductase 2 isoform X2, with product MQKIRGQGACTLHCRPSCGALRPRQPTGCFRNRRTLPCRAGRKRLLEALTRWRGGRSLNNREERRQVRKPARHDPLSLRVGDLLSWTMEASLEVSHDTRRFRFGLPSSEHILGLPVGQHVYLSAKVGGNLVIRAYTPVSSDEVKGYVDLIIKVYYKNVHPKFPEGGKMSQHLDNMKIGDTIDFRGPNGLLVYNGSGKFSIKPDKKSEASVKFAKHLGMIAGGTGITPMLQLIRHITKDPNDNTKCYLLSANQTEEDILLRPELEDVAVNHQDQFKLWYTLDRPPQGWMYSSGFVTADMIKEHLPSPSSETLILMCGPPPMVQFACQPNLEKLGYTKENTFAY from the exons ATGCAAAAGATACGAGGGCAAGGCGCTTGCACTCTGCACTGCAGGCCATCGTGCGGTGCCCTGCGGCCGAGGCAACCAACCGGCTGCTTTCGCAACCGCAGGACTTTGCCTTGTCGAGCTGGGCGGAAGAGGCTCCTGGAGGCGTTAACGCgctggagaggaggaagaagtctGAACAACCGAGAGGAGCGACGTCAGGTGCGGAAGCCTGCCCGGCACGACCCACTTTCTCTCCGCGTCGGAGACCTGCTGTCGTGGACAATGGAGGCTAGTTTG GAGGTCAGTCATGATACCAGGAGATTTCGGTTTGGGCTTCCATCATCAGAACATATATTGGGCTTGCCTGTAG GTCaacatgtatatctctctgccaAAGTTGGTGGTAATCTTGTGATCCGGGCCTACACTCCAGTTTCTAGTGATGAAGTGAAAGGCTATGTTGATTTAATTATAAAG GTatactacaaaaatgttcacccCAAGTTTCCAGAAGGTGGAAAGATGTCCCAGCATTTAGACAACATGAAGATTGGCGATACCATTGACTTCAGAGGACCAAATGGACTTCTGGTATACAATGGGTCAG GTAAATTTTCTATTAAGCCGGACAAGAAGTCTGAAGCAAGCGTTAAGTTTGCAAAACATCTTGGAATGATAGCTGGGGGAACAG GAATCACTCCAATGCTTCAACTGATTCGTCACATTACAAAGGACCCCAATGATAACACCAAGTGTTACCTCCTTTCTGCTAACCAG ACAGAAGAAGATATATTATTAAGACCAGAGCTTGAAGATGTAGCAGTAAATCACCAGGATCAGTTTAAACTGTGGTACACTTTGGACAGACCACCTCAAG GCTGGATGTATAGCTCTGGTTTTGTTACTGCGGACATGATAAAGGAACATCTCCCTTCCCCTAGCAGCGAGACTCTGATTCTGATGTGTGGACCTCCACCTATGGTTCAATTTGCTTGTCAGCCTAATCTTGAAAAACTAGGGTACACGAAAGAGAACACTTTTGCTTATTAA
- the LOC133377120 gene encoding NADH-cytochrome b5 reductase 2 isoform X1, protein MEASLGISVLTAGVVVVVSLLLLLFKAMGSQLKKDPVTLQDPNIKYPLCLIEREEVSHDTRRFRFGLPSSEHILGLPVGQHVYLSAKVGGNLVIRAYTPVSSDEVKGYVDLIIKVYYKNVHPKFPEGGKMSQHLDNMKIGDTIDFRGPNGLLVYNGSGKFSIKPDKKSEASVKFAKHLGMIAGGTGITPMLQLIRHITKDPNDNTKCYLLSANQTEEDILLRPELEDVAVNHQDQFKLWYTLDRPPQGWMYSSGFVTADMIKEHLPSPSSETLILMCGPPPMVQFACQPNLEKLGYTKENTFAY, encoded by the exons ATGGAGGCTAGTTTG GGTATCTCTGTGTTAACTGCTGGGGTGGTGGTTGTAGTATCTCTCCTACTGTTGCTCTTTAAAGCAATGGGATCTCAGCTGAAGAAAGATCCAGTAACTTTACAAGATCCAAACATAAAGTATCCATTGTGCTTGATAGAAAGAGAG GAGGTCAGTCATGATACCAGGAGATTTCGGTTTGGGCTTCCATCATCAGAACATATATTGGGCTTGCCTGTAG GTCaacatgtatatctctctgccaAAGTTGGTGGTAATCTTGTGATCCGGGCCTACACTCCAGTTTCTAGTGATGAAGTGAAAGGCTATGTTGATTTAATTATAAAG GTatactacaaaaatgttcacccCAAGTTTCCAGAAGGTGGAAAGATGTCCCAGCATTTAGACAACATGAAGATTGGCGATACCATTGACTTCAGAGGACCAAATGGACTTCTGGTATACAATGGGTCAG GTAAATTTTCTATTAAGCCGGACAAGAAGTCTGAAGCAAGCGTTAAGTTTGCAAAACATCTTGGAATGATAGCTGGGGGAACAG GAATCACTCCAATGCTTCAACTGATTCGTCACATTACAAAGGACCCCAATGATAACACCAAGTGTTACCTCCTTTCTGCTAACCAG ACAGAAGAAGATATATTATTAAGACCAGAGCTTGAAGATGTAGCAGTAAATCACCAGGATCAGTTTAAACTGTGGTACACTTTGGACAGACCACCTCAAG GCTGGATGTATAGCTCTGGTTTTGTTACTGCGGACATGATAAAGGAACATCTCCCTTCCCCTAGCAGCGAGACTCTGATTCTGATGTGTGGACCTCCACCTATGGTTCAATTTGCTTGTCAGCCTAATCTTGAAAAACTAGGGTACACGAAAGAGAACACTTTTGCTTATTAA